The Candidatus Rubidus massiliensis DNA segment TTTGAAGTAAATTAATTGGTCTAAAGCAAACTGAGATGACTCGGCCTTTTGAATGTTTGCTACTTTTTTCATTTAAATGTACAGCATTCTTATTGGTACCAATGAGTAAAGTCATTAACAGACTCACGTTCGGTACGATAGGAATTAATAGGATGAGATAAATCTCTATAGCCGATGGCGATGCCACAAATAATATCGACATTTTCCAATCCTAAAACTTCTCTTACTACATCAGGGTATTCAGCTAAAGCTGCTTGTGGACAAGTGGATAGGCCAAAATCTTGAGCAGCAAGTAAGACGTTTTGAATAAACATG contains these protein-coding regions:
- a CDS encoding Nitroreductase family protein, with the translated sequence MPKGSWIDAGMFIQNVLLAAQDFGLSTCPQAALAEYPDVVREVLGLENVDIICGIAIGYRDLSHPINSYRTERESVNDFTHWYQ